The proteins below are encoded in one region of Deinococcus betulae:
- the pruA gene encoding L-glutamate gamma-semialdehyde dehydrogenase has product MIKVQDYRPQSFIDFTQPENVAAYQAALNKVRAELVGKHYPLVLDGERVDTEGKIESRNPCDTAEVVGTTAEATIQDAERALQGAWKAFESWKKWDMDARARILLKASAILKRRRLEACALMSIEVGKNYAEADVEVAEAIDFLEYYARSAMKYAGFGSSETTWFEGEENGLMSIPLGVGVSISPWNFPCAIFIGMAAAPIVVGNCVIVKPAEDAGLIAGFMVDIMLEAGLPAGVLQFLPGVGKEVGEYLTTHAKTRFITFTGSRAVGLHINEVAAKVQPGQKWIKRVVMELGGKDGLIVDETADLDNAVTAAVQGAFGFNGQKCSAMSRLIVVDSVYDEVVGQFVERARALKVGTGEENANVTAVVNQMSFDKIKSYLDLAPQEGTVLLGGQAPGEYGGKQGYYIQPTIVGDVQRDSRLAQEEIFGPVISVIRAKDWQDALDIANSTEYGLTGGVCSASRERLEQARQEFEVGNLYFNRKITGAIVGVQPFGGYNMSGTDSKAGGPDYLANFMQLKTVTERW; this is encoded by the coding sequence ATGATTAAAGTTCAGGACTACCGCCCCCAGAGCTTCATTGACTTTACCCAGCCCGAGAACGTGGCCGCCTACCAGGCCGCGCTAAACAAGGTGCGCGCCGAGCTGGTGGGCAAGCATTATCCGCTGGTCCTTGACGGCGAGCGCGTGGACACCGAAGGGAAGATTGAAAGCCGCAACCCCTGCGACACCGCCGAAGTGGTGGGCACCACCGCCGAGGCGACCATCCAGGACGCCGAGCGCGCTCTGCAAGGCGCCTGGAAAGCCTTCGAGAGCTGGAAGAAGTGGGACATGGACGCCCGCGCCCGCATTCTGCTCAAGGCCAGCGCGATCCTGAAGCGCCGCCGCCTGGAAGCCTGCGCCCTGATGAGCATTGAAGTGGGCAAAAACTACGCTGAAGCCGACGTGGAAGTGGCCGAAGCCATTGACTTTCTGGAGTACTACGCCCGCAGCGCCATGAAATACGCTGGCTTTGGCAGCAGCGAAACCACCTGGTTTGAAGGCGAGGAAAACGGCCTGATGAGCATTCCTTTGGGCGTGGGCGTCAGCATCAGCCCCTGGAACTTCCCCTGCGCCATCTTTATTGGCATGGCGGCGGCGCCCATCGTGGTGGGCAACTGCGTCATCGTGAAACCCGCCGAAGACGCCGGCCTGATCGCCGGGTTCATGGTGGACATCATGCTGGAGGCCGGACTGCCCGCTGGGGTGCTGCAGTTCCTGCCGGGTGTGGGCAAGGAGGTCGGCGAGTACCTGACCACGCACGCCAAGACCCGCTTTATCACCTTCACCGGCAGCCGCGCCGTGGGCCTGCACATCAACGAGGTGGCGGCCAAGGTGCAGCCAGGGCAGAAATGGATCAAGCGCGTGGTCATGGAGCTGGGCGGCAAAGACGGCCTGATCGTGGACGAGACCGCCGATCTGGACAACGCCGTGACCGCCGCCGTGCAGGGCGCGTTTGGCTTTAACGGCCAGAAATGCAGCGCCATGAGCCGCCTGATTGTGGTGGACAGCGTGTATGACGAAGTGGTGGGCCAATTTGTGGAACGCGCCCGCGCGCTGAAGGTCGGCACGGGCGAGGAGAATGCCAACGTGACCGCCGTGGTCAACCAGATGAGCTTTGACAAGATCAAAAGCTACCTGGACCTGGCGCCGCAAGAAGGCACAGTGCTGCTGGGCGGCCAGGCCCCCGGCGAGTACGGCGGCAAGCAGGGCTACTACATTCAGCCGACCATCGTGGGCGACGTGCAACGCGACTCTCGCCTGGCGCAGGAGGAAATCTTCGGGCCAGTCATATCGGTCATCCGCGCCAAGGACTGGCAGGACGCCCTGGATATTGCCAACTCCACGGAATACGGCCTGACAGGGGGCGTGTGCAGCGCCAGCCGCGAGCGTCTGGAGCAGGCCCGGCAGGAGTTCGAGGTGGGCAACCTGTACTTCAACCGCAAAATTACGGGGGCCATCGTGGGCGTGCAGCCGTTCGGCGGCTACAACATGAGCGGCACCGACTCCAAGGCGGGCGGCCCGGACTACCTGG
- a CDS encoding GntR family transcriptional regulator, giving the protein MASFERPSLVRDGVYDHLRRAVLDGELAPGERLGEVELGQQFGVSRTPIREALMRLTQDGLLVAEANKGVRVRTLTAAEARDTYVVREELDGLAAALAAQHHTPADAEALRRALAALNAAPGSDYREQTRLDLAYHRALTHAAHNAALTDLARDLEQRVALIKHQTRTYNAHPQTDEQHAALLRAVLARDARAARAAARQHVRTFAALVLHDLTIPQEAL; this is encoded by the coding sequence ATGGCAAGTTTCGAGCGGCCCAGTCTGGTGCGCGATGGGGTCTATGACCACCTGCGGCGCGCCGTGCTGGACGGCGAGCTGGCCCCCGGCGAGCGGCTGGGGGAGGTCGAGTTGGGGCAGCAGTTTGGGGTCTCGCGCACGCCTATCCGCGAAGCCCTGATGCGGCTGACCCAGGACGGCCTGCTGGTGGCTGAGGCGAACAAGGGGGTACGGGTGCGGACCCTGACGGCCGCCGAGGCCCGCGACACCTATGTGGTGCGCGAGGAGCTGGACGGTCTGGCCGCCGCCCTGGCCGCCCAGCACCACACGCCTGCCGACGCCGAGGCCCTGCGCCGCGCCCTGGCCGCCCTGAACGCCGCGCCAGGCAGCGACTACCGCGAGCAGACCCGCCTGGACCTTGCCTACCACCGCGCCCTGACCCACGCGGCCCACAACGCGGCCCTCACCGACCTGGCCCGCGACCTGGAGCAGCGCGTGGCGCTGATCAAGCACCAGACCCGCACCTACAACGCCCACCCCCAGACCGATGAGCAGCATGCCGCGCTGCTGCGGGCAGTGCTGGCCCGGGACGCCCGCGCCGCCCGCGCCGCCGCCCGGCAGCATGTCCGCACGTTCGCCGCCCTCGTGCTGCACGACCTGACCATTCCCCAGGAGGCTCTATGA
- a CDS encoding proline dehydrogenase family protein, with protein sequence MTDFNQLYRKAVLTVAGQKTIENLVRARGWGMAQRFVAGEGPDTAIAAVQELARDGILANLDLLGEFIESPEQCTAFADNVLKVIEAAHAAGVTPYVSIKLSSVGQGKTVNGEDLGLTNARRIIGRATGYGGFVCLDMEDHPRVDQTLAQFRTLVGEYGHDHVGTVLQSYLYRSEADRASLDDLKPNLRIVKGAYLEPETVAMPVKADVDAAYRQLVYAHMKAGNYVNVATHDESIVEDVKMFALAHGIAKDAYEFQMLYGIRRDLQKSLAAAGYRVRAYIPYGRDWYPYFSRRIAERPANVMFVLRGMLKG encoded by the coding sequence ATGACCGACTTCAACCAGCTGTACCGCAAAGCCGTGCTGACGGTGGCCGGCCAGAAAACCATCGAGAACCTTGTGCGTGCGCGTGGGTGGGGCATGGCCCAGCGGTTCGTGGCCGGCGAAGGCCCCGACACCGCCATCGCCGCCGTGCAGGAACTGGCCAGAGACGGCATCCTGGCCAACCTGGACCTGCTGGGCGAATTTATCGAGTCGCCCGAGCAGTGCACGGCTTTTGCCGACAACGTGCTCAAGGTCATTGAAGCTGCGCACGCTGCCGGCGTGACGCCGTACGTGAGCATCAAGCTCTCCAGTGTCGGCCAGGGCAAGACGGTGAATGGCGAGGACCTGGGCCTGACAAACGCGCGGCGCATCATCGGGCGGGCCACCGGGTACGGCGGCTTCGTGTGCCTGGATATGGAAGACCACCCACGCGTGGACCAGACCCTGGCGCAGTTCCGCACGCTGGTCGGCGAGTACGGCCATGACCATGTGGGCACCGTGCTGCAAAGCTATCTGTACCGCAGCGAGGCTGACCGCGCCAGCCTGGACGACCTGAAGCCGAACCTCCGCATCGTCAAGGGCGCGTACCTGGAACCCGAGACAGTGGCGATGCCCGTCAAGGCCGATGTGGACGCGGCCTACCGCCAGCTGGTGTACGCCCACATGAAGGCCGGGAATTACGTCAACGTGGCCACGCACGACGAAAGCATCGTGGAGGACGTGAAGATGTTTGCGCTGGCGCACGGGATCGCCAAAGACGCCTACGAGTTTCAGATGCTGTACGGCATTCGCCGTGACCTGCAAAAGAGTCTGGCCGCAGCGGGCTACCGGGTGCGCGCCTATATCCCCTACGGCCGCGACTGGTATCCGTATTTCAGCCGCCGCATCGCCGAGCGCCCTGCGAACGTGATGTTCGTGCTGCGCGGCATGCTCAAGGGCTGA
- a CDS encoding SDR family oxidoreductase, whose amino-acid sequence MPGLIGVTGAPGNVGTPLVRALLRRGAQVRVLARRPEAAREALADVASQVEFRALTFGERPTYAHAMQGLEQLFVLRPPQLSRVTRDLVPALDVALGAGVRHFVLLSLQGAERLPITPHAQLEAYLRGTGAAWTFLRPGFFLQNLTNTHLSDLKRGVLAVPAGQGRTSFVDVRDVAEAAATVLTEAGHENRAYELTGAQALTYDELAATFSAALGRYIHSTNPSPLAFFRHLRRQGIPAAQILVMEAIYATARFGLAAHVSDDLPRLLGRPARTPADFARDLAPLLQGDTP is encoded by the coding sequence ATGCCTGGTCTGATCGGGGTCACCGGCGCCCCCGGCAACGTGGGCACGCCGCTGGTCAGGGCGTTGCTGCGCCGGGGCGCGCAGGTGCGGGTGCTGGCCCGCCGCCCGGAGGCTGCCCGCGAGGCCCTGGCCGACGTGGCGAGCCAGGTCGAGTTCCGTGCCCTGACCTTTGGCGAGCGGCCCACCTACGCGCACGCCATGCAGGGCCTGGAACAGCTGTTCGTGCTGCGGCCCCCGCAACTGAGCCGCGTGACCCGTGACCTGGTGCCCGCGCTGGACGTGGCCCTGGGCGCAGGGGTGCGGCACTTTGTCCTGCTGTCTCTGCAAGGGGCTGAGCGCCTGCCCATAACACCCCACGCGCAGCTTGAAGCGTACCTGCGCGGCACAGGCGCGGCCTGGACCTTCCTGCGCCCCGGCTTCTTCCTGCAGAACCTGACGAACACCCACCTGAGCGACCTGAAACGCGGCGTCCTGGCCGTGCCCGCCGGACAGGGCCGCACCAGCTTCGTGGACGTGCGCGATGTGGCTGAGGCCGCTGCCACCGTTCTGACCGAGGCCGGGCACGAGAACAGGGCCTACGAGCTGACCGGCGCGCAGGCGCTGACCTACGACGAATTGGCAGCTACTTTCTCGGCGGCGCTGGGCCGCTATATCCACTCGACCAACCCCTCGCCACTGGCTTTTTTCCGGCACCTGCGGCGCCAGGGCATCCCGGCGGCACAGATTCTGGTCATGGAAGCCATTTATGCCACCGCCCGCTTTGGGCTGGCCGCCCACGTTTCGGACGACCTCCCCCGGTTGCTGGGCCGCCCGGCCCGCACTCCCGCTGACTTTGCCCGCGACCTCGCCCCCCTACTGCAAGGAGACACCCCATGA
- a CDS encoding MgtC/SapB family protein, whose amino-acid sequence MEVWTPLITQLHLMIGLLVAALLSGLIGWEREAHRAGAGLRTHMLVGISAALFVVLAEQLIRQFGNDNPAVRFDLVGVLAAVVSGVSFLGAGTIFSSGKGERTRGLTTAASLLATAGVGVACGLHLYVFAAGATLLFLFVLRPLQRLTQDDGE is encoded by the coding sequence ATGGAGGTCTGGACCCCACTGATCACGCAGCTGCACCTGATGATAGGGCTGCTGGTCGCGGCGCTGCTGAGCGGCCTGATTGGCTGGGAACGCGAAGCCCACCGCGCCGGGGCAGGCCTGCGCACCCACATGCTGGTGGGCATCAGCGCGGCGCTGTTCGTGGTGCTGGCCGAGCAGCTGATCCGGCAGTTTGGCAATGACAATCCGGCGGTGCGTTTTGACCTCGTGGGGGTACTGGCCGCCGTGGTCAGTGGCGTGAGCTTCCTGGGAGCCGGCACCATCTTTTCCTCGGGCAAGGGGGAAAGGACGCGCGGCTTGACCACTGCCGCCAGTCTGCTGGCCACTGCCGGGGTAGGAGTGGCCTGTGGCCTGCATCTGTACGTCTTTGCTGCCGGCGCAACGCTGCTGTTTCTGTTTGTGCTGCGCCCCCTGCAGCGCCTGACCCAGGATGACGGCGAGTAA
- a CDS encoding cold-shock protein, with the protein MAVGKVKWFNAEKGYGFIQTEGSPDVFAHFSAIQASGFKKLNEGDEVEFEIEEGQRGKGPQAKNIVVTKAAPVSEYGGGNGNGGGARRNDRW; encoded by the coding sequence ATGGCAGTAGGGAAAGTTAAGTGGTTCAACGCAGAAAAGGGTTACGGCTTCATTCAGACTGAAGGCAGCCCTGATGTCTTCGCGCACTTCAGCGCCATCCAGGCCAGCGGCTTCAAGAAGCTGAACGAAGGCGACGAGGTCGAATTCGAAATCGAAGAAGGCCAGCGCGGCAAAGGCCCCCAGGCCAAGAACATTGTGGTGACCAAAGCGGCCCCCGTCAGCGAGTACGGCGGCGGCAACGGCAATGGCGGCGGCGCCCGCCGCAACGACCGCTGGTAA